From the Theobroma cacao cultivar B97-61/B2 chromosome 2, Criollo_cocoa_genome_V2, whole genome shotgun sequence genome, one window contains:
- the LOC18608917 gene encoding 5-methylthioadenosine/S-adenosylhomocysteine deaminase isoform X2 → MILHNAVIVTMDSESRVFQNGAVFIDEDKIKAIGQSPDVLQLFSPLAGEILDLHGQILLPGFINTHVHTSQQLGRGIADDVELMTWLHHRIWPYESTMTEEDSYISTLLCGIELIHSGVTCFAEAGGQHVSGMARAVELLGLRACLTESIMDSGEGLPSSWGMRTTDDCIESQKMLYEKHHNTADGRIRVWLGIRQVMNSTDRLLLETRDAARELKTGIHMHVAEIPYENQVVMDTRKVDNGTVTFLDKIDFLQDNLLAAHTVWVNDTEIGFLSRAGVKVSHCPASAMRMLGFARIREMLNAGISVSLGTDGAPSNNRMSIVDEMYLASLINKGREVYAKGMTDPTALPAETVLKMVTINGAKSVLWDNEIGSLEVGKKADMVVVNPVSWCMVPVHDWRKLYH, encoded by the exons ATGATACTCCACAACGCAGTGATCGTCACTATGGACTCCGAGAGCCGAGTCTTTCAAAACGGCGCCGTGTTCATCGACGAAGACAAAATCAAAGCCATCGGTCAATCTCCAGATGTTCTTCAGCTGTTCTCCCCTCTCGCTGGCGAGATTCTCGACCTCCACGGCCAAATCTTGCTTCCTG GATTCATCAACACACACGTGCACACCTCGCAGCAGCTGGGCAGAGGAATAGCCGACGACGTGGAGTTAATGACGTGGCTACACCATCGGATTTGGCCGTACGAGTCCACCATGACCGAAGAAGACTCTTACATCTCTACTTTACTTTGCGGAATCGAACTTATTCACTCTGGT GTCACGTGCTTTGCTGAAGCGGGAGGGCAGCACGTGAGCGGAATGGCGAGAGCGGTTGAGTTGCTGGGATTACGAGCCTGCTTAACAGAATCAATTATGGACTCTGGCGAGGGTCTACCGTCGTCTTGGGGGATGAGAACAACGGATGACTGTATTGAG TCCCAAAAGATGCTTTATGAGAAGCACCATAATACAGCAGATGGTCGTATCAGGGTATGGCTTGGGATTAGGCAAGTTATGAACTCAACTGATCGTTTACTGCTTGAAACCAGAGACGCCGCTAGAGAATTAAAAACCGGGATCCACATG CATGTTGCAGAGATACCCTATGAGAATCAAGTTGTGATGGATACTCGCAAAGTTGATAATGGGACAGTTACATTTTTGGACAAGATAGACTTCTTGCAAGACAACTTATTGGCAGCTCATACAGTTTGGGTGAATGATACCGAG ATTGGTTTTCTTTCAAGAGCTGGGGTCAAAGTTTCTCACTGTCCTGCCTCTGCTATGCGAATGCTTGGATTTGCACGTATAAGGGAGATGCTCAATGCCGGCATCTCTGTCTCCTTGGGCACAGATGGGGCACCATCTAATAATAGAATGAGCATTG TTGATGAGATGTACCTAGCTTCTCTGATTAACAAAGGTCGGGAAGTGTATGCAAAGGGAATGACTGATCCCACAGCCCTCCCTGCTGAAACAGTTCTCAAAATGGTGACAATTAATGGTGCAAAATCAGTACTCTGGGACAATGAAATAGGGTCGCTTGAGGTTGGGAAAAAG GCTGACATGGTTGTTGTCAATCCTGTCTCATGGTGTATGGTTCCTGTTCATGACTG GAGGAAGTTATATCATTAG
- the LOC18608917 gene encoding 5-methylthioadenosine/S-adenosylhomocysteine deaminase isoform X1, with translation MILHNAVIVTMDSESRVFQNGAVFIDEDKIKAIGQSPDVLQLFSPLAGEILDLHGQILLPGFINTHVHTSQQLGRGIADDVELMTWLHHRIWPYESTMTEEDSYISTLLCGIELIHSGVTCFAEAGGQHVSGMARAVELLGLRACLTESIMDSGEGLPSSWGMRTTDDCIESQKMLYEKHHNTADGRIRVWLGIRQVMNSTDRLLLETRDAARELKTGIHMHVAEIPYENQVVMDTRKVDNGTVTFLDKIDFLQDNLLAAHTVWVNDTEIGFLSRAGVKVSHCPASAMRMLGFARIREMLNAGISVSLGTDGAPSNNRMSIVDEMYLASLINKGREVYAKGMTDPTALPAETVLKMVTINGAKSVLWDNEIGSLEVGKKADMVVVNPVSWCMVPVHDCISNLVYCMRTENVVSVICNGQWIMKDKKILNVDEEEVISLAKQASSKLLRRAGIKILSRMNVL, from the exons ATGATACTCCACAACGCAGTGATCGTCACTATGGACTCCGAGAGCCGAGTCTTTCAAAACGGCGCCGTGTTCATCGACGAAGACAAAATCAAAGCCATCGGTCAATCTCCAGATGTTCTTCAGCTGTTCTCCCCTCTCGCTGGCGAGATTCTCGACCTCCACGGCCAAATCTTGCTTCCTG GATTCATCAACACACACGTGCACACCTCGCAGCAGCTGGGCAGAGGAATAGCCGACGACGTGGAGTTAATGACGTGGCTACACCATCGGATTTGGCCGTACGAGTCCACCATGACCGAAGAAGACTCTTACATCTCTACTTTACTTTGCGGAATCGAACTTATTCACTCTGGT GTCACGTGCTTTGCTGAAGCGGGAGGGCAGCACGTGAGCGGAATGGCGAGAGCGGTTGAGTTGCTGGGATTACGAGCCTGCTTAACAGAATCAATTATGGACTCTGGCGAGGGTCTACCGTCGTCTTGGGGGATGAGAACAACGGATGACTGTATTGAG TCCCAAAAGATGCTTTATGAGAAGCACCATAATACAGCAGATGGTCGTATCAGGGTATGGCTTGGGATTAGGCAAGTTATGAACTCAACTGATCGTTTACTGCTTGAAACCAGAGACGCCGCTAGAGAATTAAAAACCGGGATCCACATG CATGTTGCAGAGATACCCTATGAGAATCAAGTTGTGATGGATACTCGCAAAGTTGATAATGGGACAGTTACATTTTTGGACAAGATAGACTTCTTGCAAGACAACTTATTGGCAGCTCATACAGTTTGGGTGAATGATACCGAG ATTGGTTTTCTTTCAAGAGCTGGGGTCAAAGTTTCTCACTGTCCTGCCTCTGCTATGCGAATGCTTGGATTTGCACGTATAAGGGAGATGCTCAATGCCGGCATCTCTGTCTCCTTGGGCACAGATGGGGCACCATCTAATAATAGAATGAGCATTG TTGATGAGATGTACCTAGCTTCTCTGATTAACAAAGGTCGGGAAGTGTATGCAAAGGGAATGACTGATCCCACAGCCCTCCCTGCTGAAACAGTTCTCAAAATGGTGACAATTAATGGTGCAAAATCAGTACTCTGGGACAATGAAATAGGGTCGCTTGAGGTTGGGAAAAAG GCTGACATGGTTGTTGTCAATCCTGTCTCATGGTGTATGGTTCCTGTTCATGACTG TATTTCAAACCTTGTATATTGCATGCGAACTGAGAATGTTGTCTCTGTAATATGCAATGGTCAGTGGATTATGAAAGATAAGAAGATTTTAAATGTGGATGAG GAGGAAGTTATATCATTAGCCAAACAAGCTTCAAGCAAACTCTTGAGAAGAGCAGGCATCAAAATACTGAGCAGAATGAATGTCCTCTGA
- the LOC108660652 gene encoding uncharacterized protein LOC108660652 — protein MPSYLKFLKNILTKKRKLEEFEIVALTEECSAIIQNKLPPKLKDPGSFSPKLKDPESANISIMLLSIARKLGFQEIQPTTVTLQLADRTIKHPVGIIDDVLLKVGHLYIPVDFIMLEIKDDVEIPLILGRPFLATVGAIIDVKNDKITFKVREEEVIFNLFNATQYPYTNSYYKVDSVNEGKGKPISPPSTTQAPTLETKPPPLSSYLDFVVGQ, from the exons ATGCCAAGTTATcttaaattcttgaaaaacaTCTTGaccaaaaagaggaaattggaAGAGTTTGAGATAGTTGCACTTACTGAAGAGTGCAGTGCTATAATTCAaaataagcttccaccaaagcttaaagATCCAGGGAGTTTTTCACCAAAACTTAAAGATCCAGAGA gtgctaatatttcaataatgcTTTTGTCTATTGCTAGAAAACTTGGATTTCAAGAGATACAACCTACTACAGTTACCTTGCAATTAGCAGACAGAACAATCAAGCACCCAGTTGGGATTATAGATGATGTTTTGCTTAAAGTTGGGCATTTATACATTCCGGTGGATTTCATTATGCTTGAGATTAaagatgatgttgaaattCCTCTTATTTTGGGAAGACCATTCTTAGCTACAGTTGGAGCAATTATTGATGTGAAGAATGACAAAATAACTTTCAAAGTAAGAGAAGAGGAAGtgatatttaatttgttcaatgCAACTCAGTATCCCTATACAAATAGTTACTATAAAGTGGATTCGGTCAATGAGGGTAAAGGTAAGCCTATTTCACCACCTTCAACAACGCAAGCGCCAACTCTTGAAACAAAACCACCACCACTTTCCAGTTATCTTGATTTTGTGGTTGGACAATGA